Within the Marinobacter sp. SS13-12 genome, the region TCATTTCCACCCTGGCGCCGGTGAAGCGCGGCGACTATGAAGGCGTGATCGGTGGCGATATTGCACTGAAAACCATCGAGCAGGCCCTCTCTGCCATTACCCTGGCTGATACCGGCTATGCCGCGCTGATCAGTGATGACGGTACCGTTCTTTTTCACCCGGACCAGAGCCTGGTAGGCAAGGACATCAGCGGGCTGCTGGGGGAAGCACCGCAGCTTGGCGGTGACACCCACCGCTATGAGTCAGACGAAGTCAGCTGGACGGCCAGTTTTCACCCCATTGCCGATGCACGTGGCGTTGACTGGTATCTCGGCACCTTTATCAATGAAGACAAAATCAACGCGCCGGTACAGGCGGCCCGGGTGACCGGGCTGATCATTGCGGTTATTGGTCTGCTGGTATCGCTGGTTGTTCTGCATTTCGGTATACGTGTACTGATGGCCCCGGTCAGAAAGCTGAATCGCGCCATGTCGTCCATCGCCAGTGGCGAGGCCGATCTGACCAAGCGCCTGGATGATAGCGCCAGTGACGAATTCGGCACACTGGCCCGGGAGTTCAACAGCTTTGTCGAAAACATCCAGAACGTTGTCCGGGACGTTCAGCAGGGCACTGCAGAGCTTGGGGAAAACGTAGCCTCCCTGCGGGAGACCGCCAGCACAAGCCGCGGCAGTGTTGAAAAACAGCAGGCTGAAGTTGATATGGTGGCCACCGCCATCAACGAAATGTCCGCCGCGGCCGGCGAGATTGCCCAAAGCGCCCAGCAAACCGCAGACGCTGCCAACACCGCCGACTCTGACTCCCGCGATTCGCTGGAAACGGTTGCCGCATCCAGGGACGCTGTGCAGAAACTGTCCAAAGAGATCAACGCTGCCGCTGAAGTTATCGACAAGCTCGGCAAAGACGTGACCGAAATTACCTCGGTGCTGGAAGTGATTCAGGGTATTGCCGAGCAGACCAACCTGTTGGCTCTGAACGCCGCAATTGAAGCAGCAAGGGCAGGGGACGCGGGCCGCGGATTTGCGGTGGTGGCAGACGAAGTGCGTAATCTGGCCCGCCGCACCCAGGACAGCACTAAAGAAATCAACAACATGATTGAACGTCTGCAGAGTGGTGCCAACAATGCGGTTGACGTTATGAAGGCATCAACGGCTGTATCCAATGTCAGTATGGAAAAGGCCCAGGATGCCATGGAAGCGCTCAACCGGATTGCAGATGCCATTACGTCTATTAGCCAGATGACGTCCCAGATTGCGACCGCTTCAGAGGAGCAGACATCGGTCACCGAAGAGCTGAATTCGTCCATCACCCGCATTGCAGATGAGGGGCAGGAGGCTGCCAAGGCTGCCAGTGAAAACGACGTTTACAGTGGGCAGATAGAATCGATCGGAGCAGCCCTCAGCCAGAACGTTTCAAGGTTCAAAGTCTGAGCCGGCTTCGTCTGACGAAGACAGGTTATTGATGCGCCGCTGCAGATTCATGAGGGTGTGGCGGCCAATGGCCAGGGACTCCTCGGTCAGGTATGGGTTGTTCAGTACGAGCATTTTTCGCTCTCCGAGGTCCAGTGCTTTCATTGCCCTGCCGTAGAAATGGTCCAGGTACTTGCCAAAACTGCCGTCATGGATGGCCCGCTCCATGCCCAGCTGTAAACGCTGGGCGGTTTCGTGGTCACGGCGGCTGACAAAAAAGTAGGATGGCATGGGGTAGGCAATCAGCAAGTCCGGTTCGATGGCCAGATTCGTGTTGCCCTGCATCTCCAGATCAAACAGCACTTCGCTGACCCCTCGCGCGAAACACTCGAACCGATGATTCTCCAGCATCCGGAAAAGAATTTCGTACCGTGAGTGGGTAATGACCGTGACGCCATTGGCCTCGAGTATCTCGGTATCCGGCCAGTGGGTACCCTGGCCTACCCGGATTCCGGCTTTCTGCAGGTCTGAAATGCTGTTGATGCCTTCAAACATTGGCAGTGATTCCTGCAGTACCACACAGACCCTGAACCCCAGTAACCCGCCGTCAATAGGAAGGGGGATGGCACGGAGGTTGCCCTCGCGCTCATCGGATGTGGCGACATTGGCAATATCAACAAGTGTGGATGCCGGCTGTTCCAGTTCCCGGACAACCCGACCCTGTGCCATTTCAGGGCTACGGGTTATTGTGAAGGAGCCGTATTCAGGGGTTTTTTCGAACGCCAGAGAAACCAGGGCACGGATCGGAGGGCTGTCGTAGTTTCGATACCACAGGCGGTACTCGTTGTGTGGGGATACATTGGCCGCGCCGATGGAGGCGGGCCGCTCGGCAGACAATACGACACCGGCGCCGCAGCACAAATACACCAGACCCAACATCCAACCCGTACGTCCCGATTTCATCGGGCGCTGCCTCCTGCATTCATTCGCACTCTCCTTGCCCCGGCTTTCTGCGACACCAGAGCAGTTTAGGCGAATTTCCCGGACGTAACAGGAATTGCTGACCGAAATCGGCAAAAATAGTTGCGGATGCTTTCGCCGAGCTGTAATTATCTACGCCTGTTGGTCCGGCCTGCCGGAAATAGAGGTCTTCAGGAGAGAGCAAAACATGGCGTTAATCGATAATCTGATCGGAGCGACGGGACAATGGGTATCTGCGTCCGACCCGAAAGCCCGCATTACACAGCCGCTGGCCTGGCTGCGAAAAACCAGTGGCTATGCAGCTGTAAACCGGATTATCGGGCTTTCGATCCCGTTCGCGCCCCGCAATGGTTTCAGCGTAGAAGAAGTGCGGCCCGGTTTCGTAAAAGCGAAAATACGTCTGAAAGGTAACAAGAACCACTTTGGCAGCCTTTATGCCGGCGCTTATTTTCTGGTGGCTGAAATACCCGGTGGCGTGCTCACCCTGTTCGATCTGGGCCCGGCTTATACCCCGATCCTCAAAGAGATGACCCTGCAATTCCTGCAGCCGGCCAATTCGGATGTGTTTGTGGAGTTTTCGCTGGATAAAGCGACGGTTGAAGCCATCAAGGCCGAAGCAGATCAGACCGGCCGGGCTGCGTTTGCACTGGAGGGCACTCTGTACGACCAACAGGGCAATCACGTGGCAACGTCTGTTGCCCAGTACCGGGTTCGCAAGAAGGGATTCAAGGCTTCGTAATTCATCGAATCACAGGCCGTCCAGCTCCCGCAGGGCGGCCAGGAAGGTATCTCCGTATTTCTCCAGCTTTGCAGCACCCACACCGTTGATCTCGGCCATTTCAGCCAGACTGTTCGGGCGTTTTTCCAGAATCTCGAACAGCGTGGCATCGTGGAAGATCACGTAGGGCGGCACGCCTTTTTCTTCCGCCAGAGCCTTACGACAGGCCCGTAAAGCCTCCCATCCAGCCTTGTCGGTTATCTGGTCGGCAATCTTGCGACGTCCCGATGTGCCTGAGGAATTGCGACCTCCGGAGGATTTGACCACCGGGTCCTTACGCAACTGGATCGGCACTTCGCCTTTGAGCAATGGCCGGCATTCCTCTGTGAGCTGGAGCGCACCGTAACCTTCCGGATCTGCCCTGAGGTAGCCGTTGGCCACCAGTTGCCGGAACACCGATTTCCAGTCGTTGGCCGACAACTCGGTGCCTATGCCGTAGGTGGACACGGCCTGATGCCCGAACTGGAGAATGCGTTCGTTCTCTGCGCCCCGCAGAACGTCTATAAGGTAGGTAACACCAAACCGCTGTCCGGTTCTGAACACGCAGGAAAGGGCTTTCTGGACGGCAAGCTTGCCATCCCAGGTTTCCGGCGGATTCAGGCAGGTATCGCAGTTACCACAGGGTTGCTCCAGGGTATCGCCAAAATAGCGCAGAAGTACCTGGCGGCGGCAACTCGTCACCTCGCACAGGCCCAGCATGGCGTCCAGCTTCTGGCGCTCGACGCGCTTGAAATGGTCGTTACCCATGGAACCTTCAAGCATCTGGCGCAGCTTGATGACATCCTGCAGGCCGTAGACCATCCAGGCAGTCGAGGGCTTTCCGTCACGGCCGGCACGGCCGGTTTCCTGATAGTAGGCCTCCAGGCTTTTGGGCAGGTCCAGATGGGCAACAAACCGCACATCCGGCTTGTCGATCCCCATGCCGAAGGCGATGGTGGCTACGATGATCACACCGTCTTCACGCAGGAATCGCTCCTGATGCCGCGACCGGTCTCCGGCATTCAGACCGGCGTGGTAGGGCAGTGCGGTGTAGCCTTTGTCGCTGAGCATCTTCGCCGTTGCGTCTACCTTGTTGCGGGAGAGGCAATAGACGATGCCGCAGTCACCATCATGTTCTGCTTTAATAAAGTCGAGTAATTGCTTGTTAGCGTTGGTTTTAGGTGCAATGCGATACTGAATATTGGGGCGGTCGAACCCGCTGATAAAGTGGCGGGCTTCGGTCAGTGACAACCTTTCAGCAATTTCCTTGCGGGTTCGCTCATCTGCCGTGGCCGTCAGTGCGATGCGGGGTATACCGGGGAATTCATGGGCCAGGCGGCTTAATTCAAGATAGTCGGAACGGAAATCGTGGCCCCACTGGGATACGCAGTGCGCCTCATCAATTGCAAACAGGGAAATGGAGGCGTGATGCAGCAAATCCAGGGTGCGCGGCTGGATTAAGCGCTCCGGTGCGCAGTACAGCAGGTCCAGCTCCCCGGTCATCAGGGCGTTTTCGGTATCACGGGCCTGCTCGAAATCCATCGTGGAGTTCAGGAAAGCTGCCCGCACGCCCAGTTCTCTCAAGGCGGCCACCTGATCCTGCATCAATGCAATCAGCGGAGATATCACAATCGCCGTCCCGGCACGAACAAGGGCCGGCACCTGGTAACACAGTGATTTACCGCCACCGGTGGGCATCAACACCAGCGCATCACCGCCGTTGACCACCTCACGGATAATGTCACCCTGCAGTGGTCTGAAGGTCTCGTAGCCGAATATGCGATGCAGGACTTCTTCCGGGTCCTGATCTGAAACACGGGGGCGCACTGTGCTTAGTTCTGCAAAATCCATGACTTGGCCGGCGGTGTTGGTTGACGGTAAAAATGTGCCGTTCTGGCAGGCTGTGCATGATACCAGAATCCCGTCACGGAATCGGCGGAGACAAACAAACCTTTTAACGGCTACAATGCGGCTTTTTTCTGCACCCAACAAACAGGATCTCCATGCAGGAATTTGATGCCATCCGTCCCTATTCGGACGACGAAACCGGAAATGCGATCAACAAACTGGTCCGGGACCCGGGATTTCTGGATATGATTGGCCGCTTCAAATCGCCTACGCTGGCGAAATGGGCGCCTTCCATACTCCGGATATGGGTAAAACGCTGGCTGGTCAGTCACTTTGCCGGCATTGCCCGCATTGATGATCTCCAGGCCAGGCTGTCAGGCTATGTCGGCGAACTGGTGGACAACACGACTACCCGTGTCACCCACAGCGGACTGGAGAATCTGAACAAACACAGTGCCCATCTGTTTATCTCCAACCACCGGGATATCGTCTTCGACCCCATGGTGGTGAACTACCTGTTGTTTGCCAACGGCTTCAAGACCACCCGGATTGCCATTGGCGACAACCTGTTGGCCAACCGTGTTTTCGCGGAATTGATGAGGCTTAACAAAAGCTTTGTGGTGCGCCGAAATATGACCAGCCCGCGGGAAATGCGCGACGCCTATATCATGCTCTCGTCCTTTATCAATCACAGCATCGACAATAACGAAAGCATCTGGATTGCACAGCGGGAAGGCCGCGCCAAGAATGGTCTTGATTTTACAGATCCCGCCATCATCAAAATGTTCTACATGAGCAAGAAGAAAAGCGGGCTGGCATTTGGTGAGGCCATGAACCGGCTGCATATTGTTCCGGTGTCCATTGCCTATGAGTACGACCCTTGCGATGTGGACAAGGCTCGCGCACTGGAGACGCGCGCCCGGACAGGCGAGTACATCAAGCGGGAAGGAGAGGATACGGATCAGATCATGAAGGGCCTGACCGGCTTCAAAGGGCACGTGCATGTGCATTTCGGTGCCCCCATTGCTGACGCGGAAGACAACCCGAAAGATCTGGCAGCGCGGATAGACCGTGAGATGCACGCCAACTACCATCTGCATACCTCAAACCTGGTGGCGTACCAGCAAAGGGGCATTCACCCGGATTCACACGCCACCAGGGATACCGTGAGCGATGCGGTGGTAACAGCAGAGGCCTGGTCAGCGGCGGAAATCGAAGCGGCCGAAGCAGAAATGGAACGAAGGCTCGACGCGTGCGACCCGGCCATCCGCCCGTACCTGCTGGATATGTACGCCAACCCTGTAATAACGGCCCTGGAAGCACACAATGGTCAGATGAATTCATCATCAGAACATTCCTGATACCCGAGGTATTTTGTGAAAGAGCTCGAATACATTGAACTGGAAACCAGACCCAATCCGACCGCAGCGGTTATCTGGCTTCATGGCCTGGGTGCCAGTGGCCACGATTTTGAGCCGGTGGTGCCGGAACTTGGACTGCCGGAAGATGCCGCAGTTCGTTTCATCTTTCCCCACGCGCCCAATATGCCTGTGACCATTAATGGTGGCATGACCATGCCAGCCTGGTACGACATCAAGGCCATGGACATCGACCGGATAGTGGATACGAACCAGTTGATGGCGTCATCCGACGCCGTCGCCAAACTGGTGGACCGGGAAATTGAACGCGGTGTAAACAGCGAGAACATCATTATCGCTGGTTTCTCCCAGGGTGGCGCAGTGGCCTACGAACTGGGGTTGAGCTACCCGAAGCGCCTGGGTGGCATTCTGGCGTTGTCCACTTACTTTGCGACCGCGAAAACCGTTGAAATTTCCGATGCCAATCGCGGCATCCCCATCAACATCTATCATGGCACCCATGATCCGATGGTGCCGGAGTCACTCGGGAGGCTGAGCGTGGAGCAGCTTGAGGAACTCGGCTTCAAGCCCTCCTATCAGACCTTCCCCATGGAGCACAGCGTGTGCCTTGAGGAAGTACAGGATATTGGCCGTTTTATCCGCACACACGTTCTGTAACGCCTTGCCATGCAAGGGCTCAGACCCAGAGCATGGCACCCATCTCCAGGGGGTGGGTCAGTGCCTCATGGTATGGGTACATTCTTAGCCTGAGGGTCTGCAGCCCGGGGTAGGATGGCTGGACCTGCGTGGCGAAAACGGTCCGGCCGTCCGCCTCGCTTTCCTGCTCAAGGAAAAAGCTCGGGGGGCCTGGGTTTTTATGCGTTCCGGTACATTCCGGGCTGACCAGGCACTCCACGCGCACATCAGCAGCGCTCAGGCCATTGAGCCATGCTTCCACCCTGAGCTCTACAGCACCATCGTGCGGGCAACGGCACTCGACACACCCGACAACATTAATCTCGACCCCAGGCCAGGCTTCCCGAACCCTTGCTTTCCAGTCTGCAAGCCCTGCGGCCATCTCGCCGCCGTCGGCCATCAGTCGGGCCCCCTGTCTGGAAGCAGTCTGGTAATAATTGTTGACGTAATCCATCACCATCCGCTGGCTGTTGAACCTCGGGGTAATGGTTTTCATGGAAGCCTTGGAACGTTTCACCCAGCCCTTTGAATAACCTTGGGAGGCGCGCTCGTAGTATAGCGGTACCACCTCGAATTCCAGCAGATCCAGGAGGTCACGCGCTTCCTCCTGATTACGGAATTCGGCATCCAGTTCGGTATCCCTGGGCGGAATGCCCCAGCCATTCTTGCCGTCGTAACCTTCACCCCACCAACCATCCAGAACGCTCAAATTCAGCGCCCCATTCAGGGCGGCTTTCTCACCGGAGGTGCCGCTGGCTTCCTTGGGGTATTCAGGCGTATTGAGCCACACATCCACGCCGCTGAGCAGTCGCCTGGCCATGGCCTGGTCGTAGTCCTCCAGCAGGATGAGGTGCCCCATCAGGGAGGGATGCATGGACAGGTCATGAATGACCTTGATCAGATGCTGGCCCGGGTTGTCTCGGGGATGTGCCTTTCCAGCAAAGACCAGCACAACGGGGCGATCCGCGTTGGTGATAATCTGCTCCAGCCGGTCAAGATCGGAAAAAATCAGGGTAGCGCGCTTGTAAGTGGCAAACCTCCGTGCAAAACCTATTACCAGAGTGTCCTTTTCCGTGGAGACCAATGGCCGGGTCATCCGCTCTGTCACCGAATGGCCGATGCCGTTGCGTTTGTGCTGACGTTTCAGGCAGCGAACAATGAATTCACCCATCTGTTGTTTGAGTGCCTTGTGAACGCTCCAGTAGTGATAATCCGGAATCCGGTTGATAAATTCCCAGAAATCCGGGTTTCGCAGTTCGCTCTTCCAGGTAGGGGCCTGGATGTCGAACAGGCTTGACCATTCCGGCGCCAGAAAAGTAGGTACATGCACGCCATTGGTAATGTAGCCCAGCGGATTTTCCTCCGGTGGCACCTGGGGCCAGATATCGCCCTCCATCCGGGACGCCACACCGCCGTGAATCCTGCTGACACCGTTGTGGAAGCGGGAGCCGCGCAGGCCAAGGCCAGTCATGTTGAAGGTGTCGTCATCGTCCTTGGCGCCCAGGGCAAATACTTTCTCGAAGTCCAGGCCGGACTCTTCCAGGTACCGCCCCAGTTCATGGTGAACCAGGCTTCTCGGAAAGATATCGTGGCCGGCGGCTACCGGCGTATGGGTGGTAAACAGGGTTGCGCCGGCAACCGCCTCCAGGGCGGCTTCGAAGCCGAGCCCGGTCGCCATAACCTGTCGGCATCGCTCCAGTATCTGAAACGCGGCGTGGCCTTCGTTGATGTGCCAGGCTGTCGGTTTTAGCCCCAGAGCTTCAAGCACTCGTGTCCCGCCGATGCCCAGCAGCATCTCCTGACTGATCCGTGTGGTCTCGTCCCCGCCATAAAGCTGTAGTGTCAGCTCCCGGTCTTCAGGGCTGTTTTCCTCGGTGTGACTGTCCAGCAGGTACAAGCGGATATGGCCGATCCGCGCCTCCCAGACCCGCGCAACGACGTCACGGCCGGGGAAGGGCACCGAGACCTTGAGTATCTCGCCATCCTTTTCAACGGGCGTTATTGGCAGTTCGTCACTCGAATGGGACTGATACCGGGCGATCTGCTGGCCCAGGGCGTCGATGCTCTGTACGAAGTAGCCCTGTTGGTACAGCAGGCCGACGGCCACGAAGGGCAGTGCGAGGTCACTGGCGGCCTTGCAGTGATCCCCAGCGAGAATGCCAAGCCCCCCGGAGTAGATCGGAAAACTTTCGTGAAAGCCGAATTCGGCGCAGAAATAGGCCACCAGTGCCGTTTCCGGATCCAGTATTTCCGTCACCTCAGGCCCGGGGCCCGCCTCCAGATAGGCATCGTAACTGCTCAGTACCCGTCGGTATTCGGCCAGAAAAGCCCGGTCTTCCGCCGCCTCATCAAGCTGGTCCTGGGCGACCCGTCTGAGAAACAGTTTCGGGTTATGCTCAACCTTCTGCCATAGCCGCAGGTCAATCCTGGCAAACAGACTACGAACCCCGTGATCCCAGCTGTAGAACAGATCGTTGGCCAGCTCTTCAAGACGCTCAAGGACCTCGGGGATAAGTGGGTGGGCCTCAAGGCGGAATTCCGTCGCTTTATGCATATCAATTGCCTCCGGGCGGGCACACGTTCGCGCTGATCCAGCCGTTAGATGTCACGTTCTTTGAGAATGCTCTGATACAGGTCGCCGTAGCTCCGGGCGCGTTGTTTCCAGGAGTAGTCTGCTGCCATACCATTCTCCTGGAGCCGGCGCCACGACTTCCGGTTCCTGAAACTCTCCAGTGCCCGGTTTATCGTCGCCAACAGGGCCTGCTCATCGGCCTTGATGAACCGGAAACCGTTGGCTTTACCGATGCCTGCCTCCAGAGGGTCATTCACGGTGTCAGATAGCCCTCCAACGGCGTGTACCACCGGAATGGTGCCGTAGCGCAGGCTGTACATCTGGTTCAGACCGCAAGGCTCGAACCGGGAGGGCATCAGGAAAATATCGCATCCGGCGGTTATGCGGTGGGAAAGCCCTTCGTCGTAACCCAGTGTCAGGGACATCTGGCCGGGCCATTGCCGGGCCAGCCGTCTTAACGGTTCCTCATAACGCGCCTCGCCCGAGCCGAGCACTACGAACTGGCAGCCGCGACTCAGTAACTCGGGCATGACTGCAATCAGCCAATCCACGCCCTTCTGTTCCACCAGGCGGCCAATAAATCCCAGCAGGGGGCCGCCGTTGACCTCCAGGCCAAGTTCCTGTTGCAGCTGGGCCTGGCACTGGGTTTTGTTTTTAAGGTGATCGCGGCCGTAATGGAACGCAAGTTCCGGATCCTCCTCGGGGTTCCAGACGCGGGTATCAATACCATTGAGTATCCCGGTCAGCCTGTGGGCCCGGTGTCTGAGAACCCCGTCAAGACCATGACCGAATTCCGCCGACTGGATCTCCCTTGCATATTCCGGGCTGACGGTGGTAATGCGATCGCTGAAAACAAGGCCACCTTTAATAAAGGACAGCTGGCCGTAAAATTCCAGCTGGTCCCAGCGCCAGAGTGAATCGGGCAAACCCAGGGCCCGAAAGGTTTCGTGTGAGAAAATGCCCTGATAAGCGAGGTTGTGGATGGTGAATACCGTGCCCGGCCGATGGGGGTAATGCTCGAGAAATACCGGAATCAGCCCTGCCTGCCAGTCGTTGCAGTGCACCAGGTCCGGCCGCCAGTTCACCCCGGCTTCGCCAACGGCCATCATGGCACCGACCCGGCCAAACAGCTCGAACCGATGGGCGTTGTCCCACCAGTCCTGGCCGTTTTCATTTTGATAGGGGTTGCCGGGGCGGTCGAACAATGGCGGGCAGTCCACCAGCCAGAGCGTGACCGCCGTTCCCGGAAGCCGGGTCTGCCACAGGCTGACTTCGTATTGCCCGATCCGGAAGCGGGTTTTCCTGCGAGAACCCGCTTCTCTGGCAGCTTTGATAGCGGCCGGATAACCCGGCAAAAGAATATGGACATCGTATCCAAGCTTACAGAGTGCTTCGGGCAGGCTGGCAGACACATCTGCAAGTCCGCCAGTTTTCACCAGTGGGTAGACTTCACTGGTGGCGAACAGAACCCGGGTCATACCGCCGGCCTCAGAATGATCGCGCCCAGTGGTGGCAAGGTCAGCTCCAGCGACCAGTTCCGGTTCATCCAGGGCTTTTCGTCCGCAGGCATGGGCAAGGGGTTGCCCAGGTTGCTGCCACCGTAATACTCGGAATCGGAACTGAAAATCTCCTGCCAGGTGCCACCCTGAGGCAGCCCTATGCGGTAATGGTGCCGTGGCATCGGCGTGAAATTGACCACAATGACCGAGGTTTCACCCTTGGCTGTGCGCAGAAAGCTGATCACGGACTGGGGCGAGTCATGGCAATCAATCCAGTCAAACCCTTCTGGCCGGAAACACTCACCGTGTAGTGATACCTCTCGACGGTAAAGGCCGTTCAGGTCCTGCACCAGACGCTTGAGACCCTGATGTTCCGGATAGGCCAGCAATGACCAATCAAGCTCCCTGGATTCGCTCCATTCCCGGCGCTGGCCGAATTCGCCGCCCATGAACAGCAGCTTGGCGCCGGGGTAGCTGTACATGTAGGTAAGCAACAAGCGTAATGAAGCGCGCTGCTGCCACTCGTCCCCGGTCATTTTATTGATCAGGCTGCTTTTACCGTGCACGACCTCGTCGTGGGACAGTGGTAGCAGAAAATTCTCTGTAAACGCATAGACCAGGCCAAAGGTCAGTTTGTCGTGGTGGTATTGACGGAACACAGGATCCTGCTGCAGGTAATCCAGGGTGTCGTGCATCCAGCCCATGTTCCATTTCAGGTTAAAGCCAAGGCCGCCAATTTCCGGCGGGCGGGTAACCCGCGGCCAGGAGGTGGATTCCTCAGCGCATACCAGGGTTCCCGGAAACCGGCTCTGGCAGACACGGTTCAGTTCGCGCAAAAACTCGATTGCCTCGAGATTCTCATGGCCGCCATGGACGTTCGGCAGCCACTCGCCTTCCTTGCGGGAATAGTTGAGGTAGAGCATTGAGGCCACGGCATCCACTCGTAATCCATCAATATGAAAGGCATCCAGCCAGAACAGGGCACTGCCGATGAGAAAGTTCCTGACTTCATGCCGGCCGTAGTTGTAGATCAGTGTTCCCCAGTCCTGGTGCCGGCCCTGGCGCGGGTCTTCATGCTCGTACAGGGCACTGCCATCGAACAGCGCGAGAGCGTGCTCGTCGGTGGGGAAGTGCCCCGGAACCCAGTCCAGAATCACGCCAAGGTTGTTCCGGTGGCACTGGTCAACCAGATAGCGCATGTCATCCGGTGTGCCAAAGCGACTCGTAGGCGCGTAGTAACCGGTGGTCTGATATCCCCAGGATTCGTCCAGCGGGTGCTCGGTGACCGGCAACAGCTCAATGTGAGTGAAGCCCAGTTCGACCGCGTAAGGAATCAGCTGGTCGGCAAGCTCGCGATAGGTCAGCCATCGTCCGGAGCCGTGATGGCGCCAGGAAGCAGCGTGAACTTCGTAAATTGAAATGGGGGAGTCCTGCCAGTTCCATTGGGCACGCCGGGCCAGCCAGTCGCCATCACCCCAGCGGAAATGGCCGCGTTCGGTCACAATCGCTGCGGTAGCGGGCCTCAATTCGAAGGCCTGGCCGTAGGGATCGGTTTTTAACAGCTGACGGCCGTCCTCGGTAGTAATGGAGAACTTGTAAAGGGTCCCGGTACTGATGCCCGGGATAAAACAGGACCAGACACCCGTGCTGTCATGCAGGCTCATCGGGTGGGTGCCGGAATCCCAGTGATTGAACTCTCCGACGACGCTGACTGCCTGGGCGTGTGGGGCCCAGACCGCAAATCTTACGCCTTCAACCCCACGGCTTTTGCAAACATGGGCGCCCAGTACGTTATAGATGTGCCAATGCCGGCCTTCGGCAAACAGATGGAGGTCGAACTCGCTGAGCGTTGGGCTGTCCATAGACCTTGCTTTCCCCTGACCAGGTGGAACTCCATTGGACGTTACAGAGCCTGTTTTAAAAATGACTCACAGCAATTTTACGTCATAATTCCGTGATAGTGTTCTAATATCATCACAGGCGTCAAATACATGGCAGAGCCTTGCGTTTCGAGTGCAACTCATGCGCGCGGTTTTTTTCAGGGAAGCAGCTATGCATACGGCCAAACGTTTCGTCAGTCGTCTTACTCGTCAAACTCTTGCGCTGGTACTTGCCGGAGGTCGGGGTTCACGTCTCCACGACCTCACCAAGTGGCGTGCCAAGCCGGCAGTCCCTTTTGGCGGCAAGTTCCGGATC harbors:
- a CDS encoding DUF4442 domain-containing protein, producing MALIDNLIGATGQWVSASDPKARITQPLAWLRKTSGYAAVNRIIGLSIPFAPRNGFSVEEVRPGFVKAKIRLKGNKNHFGSLYAGAYFLVAEIPGGVLTLFDLGPAYTPILKEMTLQFLQPANSDVFVEFSLDKATVEAIKAEADQTGRAAFALEGTLYDQQGNHVATSVAQYRVRKKGFKAS
- a CDS encoding 1-acyl-sn-glycerol-3-phosphate acyltransferase; protein product: MQEFDAIRPYSDDETGNAINKLVRDPGFLDMIGRFKSPTLAKWAPSILRIWVKRWLVSHFAGIARIDDLQARLSGYVGELVDNTTTRVTHSGLENLNKHSAHLFISNHRDIVFDPMVVNYLLFANGFKTTRIAIGDNLLANRVFAELMRLNKSFVVRRNMTSPREMRDAYIMLSSFINHSIDNNESIWIAQREGRAKNGLDFTDPAIIKMFYMSKKKSGLAFGEAMNRLHIVPVSIAYEYDPCDVDKARALETRARTGEYIKREGEDTDQIMKGLTGFKGHVHVHFGAPIADAEDNPKDLAARIDREMHANYHLHTSNLVAYQQRGIHPDSHATRDTVSDAVVTAEAWSAAEIEAAEAEMERRLDACDPAIRPYLLDMYANPVITALEAHNGQMNSSSEHS
- the recQ gene encoding DNA helicase RecQ; amino-acid sequence: MDFAELSTVRPRVSDQDPEEVLHRIFGYETFRPLQGDIIREVVNGGDALVLMPTGGGKSLCYQVPALVRAGTAIVISPLIALMQDQVAALRELGVRAAFLNSTMDFEQARDTENALMTGELDLLYCAPERLIQPRTLDLLHHASISLFAIDEAHCVSQWGHDFRSDYLELSRLAHEFPGIPRIALTATADERTRKEIAERLSLTEARHFISGFDRPNIQYRIAPKTNANKQLLDFIKAEHDGDCGIVYCLSRNKVDATAKMLSDKGYTALPYHAGLNAGDRSRHQERFLREDGVIIVATIAFGMGIDKPDVRFVAHLDLPKSLEAYYQETGRAGRDGKPSTAWMVYGLQDVIKLRQMLEGSMGNDHFKRVERQKLDAMLGLCEVTSCRRQVLLRYFGDTLEQPCGNCDTCLNPPETWDGKLAVQKALSCVFRTGQRFGVTYLIDVLRGAENERILQFGHQAVSTYGIGTELSANDWKSVFRQLVANGYLRADPEGYGALQLTEECRPLLKGEVPIQLRKDPVVKSSGGRNSSGTSGRRKIADQITDKAGWEALRACRKALAEEKGVPPYVIFHDATLFEILEKRPNSLAEMAEINGVGAAKLEKYGDTFLAALRELDGL
- a CDS encoding carboxylesterase → MKELEYIELETRPNPTAAVIWLHGLGASGHDFEPVVPELGLPEDAAVRFIFPHAPNMPVTINGGMTMPAWYDIKAMDIDRIVDTNQLMASSDAVAKLVDREIERGVNSENIIIAGFSQGGAVAYELGLSYPKRLGGILALSTYFATAKTVEISDANRGIPINIYHGTHDPMVPESLGRLSVEQLEELGFKPSYQTFPMEHSVCLEEVQDIGRFIRTHVL
- a CDS encoding methyl-accepting chemotaxis protein, whose product is MNLSFGQKLLIAFGILLVLVMGAFTISGNMRLQSTTDTYVDALIEDTVAQSTSSIADWLNTRLTMTEATAKALESVTTDQEARVILAAATTGGGFIDVYVGRDDGYMLMKDDASEATLPDDFDPRTRPWFKQAKQTGTASFTEPYLDAGTGGTIISTLAPVKRGDYEGVIGGDIALKTIEQALSAITLADTGYAALISDDGTVLFHPDQSLVGKDISGLLGEAPQLGGDTHRYESDEVSWTASFHPIADARGVDWYLGTFINEDKINAPVQAARVTGLIIAVIGLLVSLVVLHFGIRVLMAPVRKLNRAMSSIASGEADLTKRLDDSASDEFGTLAREFNSFVENIQNVVRDVQQGTAELGENVASLRETASTSRGSVEKQQAEVDMVATAINEMSAAAGEIAQSAQQTADAANTADSDSRDSLETVAASRDAVQKLSKEINAAAEVIDKLGKDVTEITSVLEVIQGIAEQTNLLALNAAIEAARAGDAGRGFAVVADEVRNLARRTQDSTKEINNMIERLQSGANNAVDVMKASTAVSNVSMEKAQDAMEALNRIADAITSISQMTSQIATASEEQTSVTEELNSSITRIADEGQEAAKAASENDVYSGQIESIGAALSQNVSRFKV